A window from Penicillium oxalicum strain HP7-1 chromosome VIII, whole genome shotgun sequence encodes these proteins:
- a CDS encoding Zinc/cadmium resistance protein codes for MGLSKTNRIIILLVIDTAFFLLELITGYAVHSLALVADSFHMLNDVLSLCVGLWAVKVANRETNSQVYTFGWQRAETLGALVNGVFLVALCLSIFLEAIQRLVEPQEVQNPKLVCIVGCFGLASNLLGLALFHDHSHGGHGHGHGHDHGAGVDGHDEDDVEQGHNHAHEHEDAALLDTDRGGVDSVRVKTANGAPGRGSYENGPNGLLQSTTEPMSPSRKRWTSESQSRGSRRYSGSLANVEDIYVHPATLRQDIIAASRGTFDEPSSDSDSPDGETPTERSGLLRHRDRTSNYTDENGVPFTVPEPAGEEDVHKGHNHAQPKPKGQKGGHGHGHGHDLNMRGVFLHVMGDALGNIGVIASALFIWLTDYDWRFYVDPGISLIITVIILASAIPLCKAASRILLQAAPQGMSVDHIKEDIERLPGVIGTHHLHVWQLNDTKLVASIHIQVDTEIKDEGSKRYMRLARQVRRCLHAYGIHSSTIQPEFAPGGDSLTGQPSSSRVVHEAQNLSSREASIRDSDSNACLLECDDNCARNGQCCPQKST; via the exons ATGGGACTCTCCAAAACGAACAGGATTATCATCCTGTTGGTGATCGATACTGCGTTTTTCCTCTTAGAACTAATCACCG GCTATGCCGTCCACTCCCTCGCGCTTGTCGCCGATTCCTTTCACATG CTTAACGATGTTCTTTCACTCTGCGTCGGTCTTTGGGCGGTCAAAGTTGCGAATCGCGAAACAAATTCTCAGGTGTACACATTTGGC TGGCAACGGGCGGAAACTCTCGGCGCACTCGTGAATggtgtcttcctcgtcgccttGTGCCTTTCAATCTTTCTTGAAGCCATCCAGCGACTGGTCGAGCCTCAGGAAGTTCAGAATCCAAAGCTTGTCTGCATCGTCGGCTGCTTTGGACTGGCTTCGAatctccttggcctggcGCTCTTCCATGATCACTCGCATGGTGgtcatggccatggccacggGCACGACCATGGAGCGGGTGTGGATGGGcacgatgaggacgatgtGGAGCAGGGACACAACCATGCTCACGAACACGAAGATGCTGCGCTCTTGGACACGGATCGCGGGGGCGTGGATAGCGTCCGGGTGAAGACCGCCAACGGAGCACCCGGCCGCGGATCTTACGAGAATGGACCAAATGGACTACTCCAGTCGACGACGGAACCCATGTCTCCGTCTCGAAAGCGATGGACCTCGGAGTCTCAAAGTCGAGGCTCTCGTCGATACAGTGGCTCTTTGGCCAATGTGGAGGATATTTACGTCCACCCTGCCACTCTTCGTCAGGACATTATAGCCGCTAGTCGTGGCACATTTGACGAGCCGTCGTCTGATTCGGATAGTCCCGATGGGGAAACTCCCACAGAACGATCGGGCCTGCTACGCCACCGCGACCGGACTAGCAACTACACAGACGAAAATGGTGTGCCGTTCACCGTTCCGGAGCCagctggcgaagaagatgtTCATAAGGGTCACAACCACGCTCAGCCCAAGCCAAAGGGTCAGAAaggtggtcatggtcatggccatggccatgacTTGAACATGCGGGGCGTCTTTTTGCATGTCATGGGTGATGCGCTGGGTAACATTGGTGTCATTGCCTCTGCTCTATTCATCTGGCTGACCGACTACGACTGGCGCTTCTATGTCGATCCTGGTATCTCTCTTATCATCACCGTGATCATTCTCGCGTCGGCCATCCCACTCTGCAAGGCAGCCTCGCGCATCCTTCTCCAGGCTGCACCTCAAGGAATGAGTGTGGATCACATCAAGGAGGACATTGAACGTCTCCCGGGTGTCATCGGCACTCATCATCTGCATGTGTGGCAACTCAACGATACCAAACTTGTTGCTTCGATTCATATCCAGGTGGATACTGAAATCAAGGACGAGGGATCGAAACGCTACATGCGTCTTGCCCGTCAGGTGCGGCGCTGTCTGCACGCCTATGGTATTCACTCCTCTACCATCCAGCCCGAGTTTGCCCCCGGGGGTGACTCTTTGACCGGACAGCCGTCATCATCCCGCGTCGTTCATGAGGCGCAGAATCTTTCCAGCCGAGAAGCCAGCATCCGAGACAGCGATTCAAACGCCTGCCTCCTGGAATGCGACGACAACTGCGCACGAAATGGCCAGTGCTGCCCCCAAAAATCGACTTGA
- a CDS encoding N amino acid transport system protein, with translation MSPSKSKSDKMTPSDDGVLDMSDREQQIYEGGIQKFNRLGWKRLTVVLIVEAVALGTLSIPATFAKLGMVAGVICCVGIGLIAVYTSYVIGQVKVKFPHISDYPEAGRQMFGRWGYEILYVMLALELLLSAGSHCLTGTIAFRNITESNICSVIFGVVSAIILFIFAVPPSFSEMAILGYIDFVSIIIAVGITIIGTGVEASNSTGLAAVNWSAWPKENLTFTEAFIALSNIIFAYSFALCQFSFMDEMHTPTDFPKSIVSLGLAEIFIYTVTGALVYAFVGQDVQSPALLSAGHLLSRVAFGIALPVIFISGSINTVVLGRLIHGRIFKNSNIRFVNTKMGWTTWLALIVVLSILQFIVAEVIPFFDDLLSVISSLFVSGFTFYFPAIMWFMFIREGGIFSSTKNMIFAALNAVILVIGLVVLGAGTYASINDIIISYDKGTVKGVFSCDAA, from the exons ATGTCTCCAAGTAAGAGCAAATCCGACAAGATGACCCCATCGGACGATGGGGTCCTCGATATGAGTGACCGGGAGCAGCAGATCTACGAGGGTGGCATTCAAAAGTTTAACCGGCTCGGATGGAAGCGTCTGACAGTCGTTCTCATCGTCGAGGCTGTCGCGCTGGGAACACTGTCTATCCCCGCGACTTTCGCCAAGCTGGGAATGGTGGCAGGTGTCATCTGCTGCGTGGGAATCGGTCTGATTGCGGTATACACGAGTTATGTCATCGGTCAGGTCAAGGTCAAATTCCCACACATTTCCGACTATCCCGAGGCCGGACGGCAGATGTTTGGCCGTTGGGGCTATGAGATTCTCTACGTCATGTTGGCCCTCGAGCTGCTTCTGTCGGCTGGTTCCCACTGCTTGACTGGAACGATCGCCTTCCGCAATATCACCGAGAGCAATATTTGCTCTGTGATCTTCGGTGTCGTCTCGGCCATtatcctcttcatcttcgccgTGCCGCCCAGCTTTTCTGAAATGGCAATTCTGGGATACATCGACTTTGTTTCTATCATTATCGCCGTCGGCATCACAATCATCGGTACCGGAGTGGAGGCCAGCAACTCGACCGGTCTTGCGGCTGTCAACTGGTCTGCCTGGCCCAAGGAGAACCTCACTTTCACCGAGGCCTTTATCGCTCTGTCCAATATCATTTTCGCCTATAGTTTTGCTCTCTGCCAGTTCTCATTCATGGACGAGATGCACACCCCTACCGACTTCCCCAAGTCGATTGTCTCTCTCGGTCTCGCCGAGATCTTCATCTACACGGTCACCGGTGCTCTCGTCTACGCCTTCGTTGGCCAAGATGTTCAGAGCCCTGCCCTTTTGTCCGCTGGCCACCTGCTGAGCCGAGTCGCGTTCGGTATCGCTCTGCCGGTCATCTTCATCAGCGGTTCAATCAACACCGTGGTGCTGGGTCGTCTGATTCACGGACGAATCTTCAAGAACTCTAACATTCGCTTCGTCAACACCAAGATGGGGTGGACCACCTGGTTGGCTCTGATCGTTGTTCTGTCCATCCTGCAGTTTATCGTGGCGGAGGTGATTCCCTTCTTCGATGACTTACTCTCCGTCATCTCCTCGCTCTTTGTCTCGGGATTCACCTTTTACTTCCCGGCCATCATGTGGTTCATGTTTATCCGGGAAGGCGGCATTTTCAGCAGCACGAAGAACATGATTTTTGCTGCACTCAACGCCGTGATCCTCGTGATCGGTCTTGTGGTTCTGGGTGCGGGAACGTACGCCAGTATCAACGATATT ATTATTTCTTACGACAAGGGTACTGTCAAGGGCGTGTTCTCGTGCGACGCTGCctaa
- a CDS encoding putative secreted glycosyl hydrolase has protein sequence MRLTIAPQLLAFGLSLISLVCAERRHDLVQEAGHHVVFSYPGIDPPSHLFDLIKQGKVGGIILFGENVASNVSSIIDSLQDAYRQSSTYVGSPLLIMTDQEGGIVRRLPGGPISNAKQVGESSDPEAAATQAGIDAADTLAKSQANTNLAPVLGVYREAGDFLDHYGRSYGNTSELVATCSSAFITAQQAAGVIATAKHFPGLGAAGTKNTDEGPVEIDLTLQELRAVDEAPYINAISAGVDMVMTSWAVYPSLDATYPAGLSKAWVEGELRGRLGFGGVTITDALEAGALEAFGDAAGRGLLASKAGMDIILASARDVTQGEAVVDALASALKNGSLPRAKFTKATERILALRRRIVT, from the coding sequence ATGCGATTAACCATAGCACCCCAACTCCTAGCATTTGGCTTGTCTTTGATCAGTTTGGTGTGCGCTGAGAGACGGCACGATCTGGTTCAGGAAGCCGGCCACCACGTGGTGTTCTCATATCCTGGCATCGATCCTCCGAGCCATCTCTTCGATTTGATCAAACAAGGCAAAGTGGGCGGCATCATTCTCTTCGGCGAGAACGTCGCCAGTAATGTCAGCAGCATCATCGACAGCCTTCAAGATGCCTACAGGCAAAGCAGCACGTATGTCGGTAGCCCATTGCTCATCATGACCGACCAAGAGGGAGGCATCGTGCGTCGATTGCCCGGGGGCCCAATCTCAAATGCCAAGCAAGTTGGAGAGTCCAGCGATCCAGAGGCGGCTGCCACACAAGCTGGCATTGATGCCGCCGACACGCTTGCGAAATCCCAAGCGAACACCAACCTGGCGCCCGTGCTTGGTGTCTATCGCGAAGCAGGAGACTTTCTGGATCACTATGGTCGATCGTACGGCAACACCTCGGAACTCGTGGCAACATGCAGCTCTGCCTTTATTACCGCTCAGCAAGCGGCGGGTGTCATTGCCACTGCAAAGCACTTCCCGGGTCTCGGGGCAGCTGGGACGAAGAACACGGATGAAGGTCCCGTCGAGATTGATCTGACCCTGCAAGAGCTTCGAGCTGTCGATGAAGCCCCGTACATCAATGCTATCTCGGCGGGAGTGGACATGGTGATGACCTCTTGGGCAGTGTATCCCTCGCTAGACGCAACATATCCTGCAGGGCTCAGCAAGGCGTGGGTGGAGGGAGAACTGCGAGGACGGCTCGGCTTCGGTGGGGTCACAATTACCGATGCGCTGGAGGCTGGAGCTTTGGAAGCTTTTGGTGATGCCGCTGGCCGGGGTCTCTTGGCTAGCAAAGCGGGTATGGACATCATTCTTGCGTCGGCTCGCGACGTGACACAAGGCGAGGCTGTCGTCGACGCACTGGCTTCGGCCTTGAAGAATGGGTCACTCCCGCGAGCTAAATTCACAAAGGCTACGGAACGCATTCTGGCGCTGAGGCGACGCATTGTCACCTGA
- a CDS encoding Major facilitator-type transporter ecdD: protein MGFALKKPDDAVGSATPAIIIGLFVAFGGVLFGYDTGTISGILAMKKWREMFSTGYINPIDHMPDVTSSQSSMIVSLLSAGTFFGALFAAPIADYFGRRLAMIMNTFVFCFGVILQTASTSIPLFVAGRFFAGLGVGLLSATIPLYQSETAPKWIRGVIVGAYQLAITFGLLLAAIVNNATKDRMDTGCYRIPVAVQFAWAIILVAGMIILPETPRFLIKKDRYEDATKALARLRRLDVNDPSIIEELAEVQANHEYELSLGKASYLEIVRGSLGKRLATGCGIQALQQLAGVNFIFYYGTTFFQNSGIQNSFIITLITNIINVVSTFPGLYMVEKWGRRPLLLFGAVGMCVCQLIVAIVGTATSSDVSNKVLIAFVCVYIFFFASSWGPVAWVVTGELFPLKARAKCLSITTATNWLLNWAIAYATPYMVNSGPGNANLQSKVFFIWGGFCCICAVFVYTCIYETKGLSLEQVDELYAKVPHAWQSVGWVPSVNFSDVRDVAGDKKGAGNLAELESEANEKREGEQATHYESVAGKTEV from the coding sequence ATGGGCTTCGCATTGAAGAAGCCCGACGATGCCGTGGGCTCTGCCACCCcggccatcatcatcggtctGTTCGTGGCCTTTGGTGGTGTTCTCTTTGGATATGACACTGGTACCATCAGTGGTATTCTGGCCATGAAGAAGTGGCGTGAGATGTTCTCCACGGGATACATCAACCCGATTGATCACATGCCCGATGTCACTTCCTCCCAATCTTCCATGATCGTCTCGTTGCTCTCCGCCGGTACCTTCTTCGGTGCCCTCTTCGCGGCACCCATTGCCGACTACTTCGGTCGTCGTCTGGCCATGATCATGAACACCTTTGTCTTCTGCTTCGGTGTTATCCTCCAGACCGCTTCCACATCCATCCCCCTCTTCGTGGCGGGTCGATTCTTCGCCGGTCTCGGTGTCGGTCTTCTCTCTGCGACCATCCCCCTGTACCAGTCGGAGACTGCCCCCAAGTGGATTCGTGGTGTCATTGTCGGTGCCTACCAGCTCGCCATCACCTTTGGTCTGCTCCTCGCCGCCATTGTCAACAATGCCACCAAGGACCGCATGGATACCGGCTGCTACCGCATCCCCGTGGCCGTGCAGTTCGCCTGGGCCATCATTCTGGTTGCTGGAATGATCATCCTACCCGAGACCCCCCGTTTCCTGATCAAGAAGGACCGTTACGAGGATGCCACCAAGGCGCTTGCTCGTCTCCGTCGTCTCGACGTCAACGACCCTTCCATCATTGAGGAACTCGCCGAGGTTCAGGCCAACCACGAGTACGAGCTCAGCCTGGGCAAGGCTAGCTACCTGGAGATCGTCCGCGGTTCTCTCGGTAAGCGCCTGGCCACGGGTTGCGGTATTCAGGCTCTCCAGCAGCTGGCCGGTGTCAACTTCATCTTCTACTACGGCACCACCTTCTTCCAGAATTCGGGTATCCAGAActccttcatcatcaccctcatcaccaacatcatcaacGTCGTCTCCACCTTCCCCGGTCTGTACATGGTCGAGAAGTGGGGTCGTCGTCCGCTGCTCCTGTTCGGTGCCGTCGGCATGTGTGTCTGCCAGCTGATCGTCGCCATCGTCGGCACCGCCACCTCGTCCGACGTCTCCAACAAGGTCCTCATCGCCTTTGTCTGCGTctacatcttcttcttcgcgtCTTCCTGGGGTCCCGTCGCCTGGGTCGTTACCGGTGAGCTGTTCCCGCTCAAGGCCCGTGCCAAGTGTctctccatcaccaccgccaccaacTGGCTGCTCAACTGGGCCATTGCCTACGCCACCCCGTACATGGTCAACAGCGGTCCCGGCAACGCCAACCTGCAGTCCAAGGTGTTCTTCATCTGGGGTGGCTTCTGCTGCATCTGTGCCGTCTTCGTCTACACCTGCATCTACGAGACCAAGGGTCTCTCCCTCGAGCAGGTCGATGAGCTCTACGCCAAGGTGCCCCATGCCTGGCAGTCCGTTGGCTGGGTTCCCTCGGTCAACTTTTCCGATGTCCGCGACGTCGCGGGTGACAAGAAGGGAGCCGGTAACCTGGCTGAGCTCGAGTCCGAGGCCAACGAGAAGCGGGAGGGTGAGCAGGCAACTCACTACGAGAGTGTTGCTGGAAAGACTGAGGTTTAA